Proteins found in one Gimesia chilikensis genomic segment:
- a CDS encoding DUF1559 domain-containing protein — protein MSCPKPRRKGFTLIELLVVIAIIAILIALLLPAVQQAREAARRSTCKNNLKQLGLALHNYNETFGVLPYSVSHSGSCSGGSASTAGKVTLNHRGWLLLLPYLEQSSLYNKFNASLATGSYNPAGGTIVAPGASGNANDEVVSTIVKAFHCPSDATPEVYGTTSSTHYSISPGNSSLLGVFTNYDFSTNSEYTTCTNWGSLGVSSRPMFGFNGCAKFRDVTDGMSNTVAVVETTRLVANGEGTAWGFAKWVGNGTNFAGANINTWYSTGPIGNLASWGYSGSLHTGGCHVLLGDGAVRFISENIDATTRVYLSYIADGKVLGEF, from the coding sequence GTGTCCTGTCCTAAACCACGACGTAAAGGATTTACGCTGATCGAACTGCTGGTGGTGATTGCCATCATCGCTATCCTGATTGCGCTCCTGTTGCCCGCTGTTCAACAGGCACGTGAAGCAGCACGTCGCTCAACCTGTAAGAACAATCTCAAACAACTGGGACTGGCACTGCATAACTACAACGAAACGTTTGGTGTACTGCCTTACTCTGTTTCTCACTCTGGTTCATGCAGTGGGGGTTCTGCCAGCACAGCCGGTAAAGTCACCCTGAATCACCGCGGCTGGTTACTGCTGCTGCCCTACCTGGAACAGAGCTCCTTGTACAATAAGTTCAACGCCAGTCTGGCTACGGGTTCCTACAACCCCGCCGGTGGTACGATTGTCGCTCCCGGTGCTTCTGGAAATGCCAATGACGAAGTCGTCTCGACCATCGTTAAGGCCTTCCATTGTCCCTCCGACGCGACCCCCGAAGTCTACGGCACGACTTCCAGCACTCACTACTCAATTTCTCCCGGAAACTCATCCCTGCTGGGTGTCTTCACCAACTATGATTTCAGCACCAACAGTGAATACACCACCTGTACCAACTGGGGTTCACTGGGAGTCTCCTCACGCCCCATGTTTGGCTTTAATGGCTGTGCGAAATTCCGTGATGTCACCGACGGCATGAGTAACACCGTCGCAGTCGTCGAGACCACACGTCTGGTTGCCAACGGTGAAGGAACCGCCTGGGGCTTCGCGAAATGGGTTGGCAATGGTACCAACTTCGCGGGAGCCAACATCAACACCTGGTACTCCACCGGCCCCATTGGAAATCTCGCATCCTGGGGTTACTCGGGAAGTCTCCACACGGGCGGATGTCATGTTCTGCTCGGCGATGGCGCCGTTCGCTTCATCAGCGAAAACATTGACGCCACCACCCGTGTCTATCTCTCGTACATCGCCGATGGAAAAGTACTCGGCGAATTCTAA
- a CDS encoding HdeD family acid-resistance protein, producing the protein MSTTTPPVIKNFKMTGIILCVLGVISLITPAMAGTAVVLVIGSLLMFGGFLYLFQTSQAGDTSGKMMHIILGILMILGGFGIISHPLFGLSFLTLMMAMFFLFEGTWKVLMSFSLKPAAGWGQVLFSGIISLLLGGLIWAEWPLSGLWAVGTLLGVDLLLTGFFLINVGSLPGMPGMDPSANTQDTEAPQQ; encoded by the coding sequence ATGTCGACCACTACTCCGCCCGTCATCAAAAACTTCAAAATGACTGGAATCATTCTCTGTGTGCTCGGGGTGATTTCTCTGATCACACCCGCGATGGCCGGGACTGCAGTCGTGCTGGTGATTGGATCCCTGTTGATGTTTGGTGGGTTTCTCTACCTGTTTCAGACATCACAGGCCGGTGACACTTCAGGGAAAATGATGCACATCATCCTGGGGATTCTGATGATCCTCGGCGGCTTTGGTATCATCAGTCATCCCCTGTTCGGGTTGTCGTTCCTGACATTGATGATGGCCATGTTCTTCCTGTTTGAAGGGACCTGGAAGGTTCTGATGTCCTTCAGTCTCAAACCCGCTGCCGGTTGGGGACAGGTCCTGTTCAGCGGAATCATCTCACTGCTGCTGGGGGGACTGATCTGGGCTGAGTGGCCTCTCTCCGGACTTTGGGCCGTAGGGACCCTGCTCGGTGTCGACCTGCTGCTGACCGGATTTTTCCTGATCAACGTGGGAAGTCTGCCAGGAATGCCTGGGATGGATCCATCAGCGAATACCCAGGATACAGAAGCTCCGCAGCAATAA